One Tamlana carrageenivorans genomic region harbors:
- a CDS encoding threonine/serine exporter family protein — translation MTEILLHLLEVSFWSGVAAVGFGILFNVPKQTILSIFILGFLAGLIKFSILHHGHHIALASLAAASFVGWASIPIAHKIHHPPVVFSIPTMIPMIPGYFAYETILSLMHFVFVETDPEKRLLLIDAMFSHGFKMIYVLIGLTFGVALPLLVMNKGSIKQLRKK, via the coding sequence ATGACTGAAATTTTATTACATTTATTAGAAGTGTCGTTTTGGTCTGGGGTAGCCGCTGTGGGTTTTGGTATTTTATTCAACGTACCCAAACAAACCATTTTAAGCATTTTTATTTTAGGTTTTTTAGCAGGATTAATCAAATTTAGCATTTTACACCATGGTCATCATATTGCATTGGCTAGTTTGGCAGCCGCTTCATTTGTAGGCTGGGCAAGCATTCCTATCGCCCATAAAATTCATCATCCACCAGTAGTTTTCTCTATTCCTACCATGATTCCTATGATTCCCGGTTATTTTGCCTATGAAACCATTTTATCTTTAATGCATTTTGTGTTTGTAGAAACCGATCCCGAAAAGCGCCTTTTACTCATAGACGCCATGTTTTCTCACGGATTTAAAATGATTTATGTATTAATAGGATTAACTTTTGGAGTGGCGTTGCCTCTACTAGTAATGAATAAAGGGAGTATTAAGCAGTTGCGAAAGAAATAG
- the smpB gene encoding SsrA-binding protein SmpB, with product MQKKINIQNKKARFQYEILDKYTAGIVLTGTEIKSIRNSRASIAESFCEFNDKGELFVINMTIEEYIYGTYYNHKPKAERKLLLNKRELKKLQKEVQNTGLTIIPLRMFITDKGYAKLDIALAKGKKLYDKRETIKDRDNKRNLDRVKKIYK from the coding sequence ATGCAGAAAAAGATAAACATACAGAATAAAAAGGCGCGGTTTCAATATGAAATTTTAGACAAGTACACAGCAGGCATAGTGCTAACGGGTACCGAAATAAAATCGATTAGAAACAGTCGTGCGTCTATAGCCGAAAGTTTTTGTGAATTTAATGACAAAGGCGAACTCTTTGTGATTAATATGACCATTGAGGAATATATTTATGGTACCTACTACAACCATAAACCCAAAGCCGAACGCAAACTTTTATTAAACAAAAGGGAATTAAAAAAATTACAAAAGGAAGTTCAAAACACAGGGCTTACCATTATTCCCTTGCGCATGTTTATTACCGATAAGGGGTATGCTAAGCTCGATATTGCTTTAGCTAAGGGTAAGAAGTTATACGACAAGCGTGAAACAATTAAGGATCGCGATAACAAAAGAAACTTAGACCGCGTTAAAAAAATATACAAGTAG
- a CDS encoding IS256 family transposase — protein sequence MKKEDFLNDDFLKQFKTGDELTSFLKSIQKRGIEKMLEGELDAHLDYEKHQQSNNSNTRNGYGSKRIKTALGETNIKVPRDREASFNPMLVPKRTNMVDGIENVIISLYAKGMSNSDIEEQIREVYDFDVSTSTISRITDKVTNDIIAWQNRPLEPVYLITWMDGIVFKVRENSKVINKTMYIAVGLRRDGKKEVLGLWLGKNESAAFWMSVLTDMKARGVQDLLITATDNLNGFTDTIKNVFPESKTQICVVHQIRNACRYVVWKDKKEFAKDMKNIYDAPTKNAAKAALEDFAQKWEHKYSYAIKSWRDNWDELTAFYEFPVEIRKIIYTTNLIENLNGKIRKYTKNKLSFPTDEAVMKSTFLALREATKKWSMPIRNWGIILNQFLTIFEKRVQL from the coding sequence ATGAAGAAAGAAGATTTTCTAAACGACGATTTTTTAAAACAGTTCAAAACAGGAGACGAACTAACCTCCTTTCTAAAATCCATCCAAAAGCGAGGTATTGAAAAGATGCTAGAAGGAGAACTTGACGCTCATTTAGACTATGAGAAACATCAGCAATCCAATAATAGCAATACCCGTAACGGCTATGGATCTAAAAGGATAAAAACAGCTTTAGGAGAGACTAATATTAAAGTTCCCAGAGACCGAGAAGCTTCTTTTAACCCTATGCTGGTTCCTAAACGCACAAACATGGTTGACGGCATAGAAAACGTCATTATCAGCCTTTATGCCAAGGGTATGAGTAATTCTGATATTGAAGAGCAAATCCGAGAAGTTTACGATTTTGATGTATCTACATCTACCATATCACGTATCACAGATAAAGTTACCAATGATATTATTGCTTGGCAAAACAGACCCCTGGAGCCCGTATATTTAATTACTTGGATGGATGGTATTGTATTTAAGGTTCGGGAGAACTCTAAAGTCATTAACAAAACCATGTACATCGCCGTAGGACTCCGTAGAGATGGTAAAAAGGAAGTCTTAGGACTTTGGCTGGGTAAGAATGAATCGGCAGCCTTTTGGATGAGTGTACTAACCGATATGAAAGCCAGAGGCGTTCAGGATTTGCTTATCACGGCCACAGATAATCTTAACGGTTTCACCGACACCATTAAAAATGTTTTTCCTGAATCTAAAACCCAAATTTGCGTGGTACATCAGATTCGTAACGCTTGTCGCTATGTTGTTTGGAAAGACAAGAAGGAATTTGCAAAAGACATGAAAAATATCTATGATGCACCCACCAAAAACGCAGCAAAAGCTGCTCTAGAGGACTTTGCTCAGAAATGGGAACACAAGTACTCTTATGCTATTAAAAGCTGGAGAGACAACTGGGATGAGCTTACTGCTTTTTATGAATTTCCTGTTGAAATTAGAAAAATCATTTACACTACCAACCTTATTGAAAACCTTAATGGAAAAATCAGAAAGTACACTAAAAACAAGCTCTCATTCCCAACAGATGAGGCTGTTATGAAGTCCACTTTTTTAGCCCTTAGAGAGGCTACCAAAAAATGGTCGATGCCTATTAGGAACTGGGGCATTATTTTAAACCAGTTTTTAACTATATTTGAAAAAAGGGTTCAACTTTAA
- a CDS encoding ion transporter, with product MTTPKKNWKTKLFVIIYGTNTPAGKLFDVILLYTIIASILLVMLESVKSIDQHYHTFLNISEWIITILFTVEYILRVVTAKRPWQYIFSFYGLIDLLSTIPKYISLFLGGIHALAALRALRLLRIFRILKLGRYLGASNNLLNALKASRAKISVFLFAVLIIAVILGTIMYMVEGEENGFSNIPKSVYWCIVTLTTVGFGDIAPQTPLGQFIAALIMILGYGIIAVPTGIVSVEYSNQASSTKNSDQNPAEIPQKICPNCLAENHREGAKFCYQCSEKL from the coding sequence ATGACGACGCCTAAAAAAAATTGGAAAACCAAGCTTTTTGTTATTATCTACGGTACAAACACACCAGCTGGAAAACTGTTTGATGTTATTTTACTCTATACCATAATCGCTAGTATTTTACTTGTTATGCTAGAAAGTGTGAAAAGTATCGACCAGCATTATCATACCTTTTTAAATATTTCGGAGTGGATTATCACCATTCTCTTTACCGTCGAGTACATTCTTAGAGTGGTAACAGCAAAAAGACCTTGGCAATATATTTTTAGTTTTTACGGGCTCATCGACTTACTGTCTACCATACCAAAATACATCTCTTTATTCTTAGGAGGAATTCATGCCTTAGCGGCTTTACGTGCTCTAAGGTTACTTCGTATTTTTAGAATTTTAAAACTAGGTCGGTATTTAGGCGCTTCCAATAACCTTTTAAACGCCTTAAAAGCCAGCCGCGCCAAAATCTCAGTTTTCCTGTTTGCCGTACTTATAATTGCCGTTATATTAGGCACCATTATGTACATGGTTGAAGGCGAAGAAAATGGTTTTTCTAACATCCCGAAAAGTGTATACTGGTGTATCGTAACCCTTACCACCGTAGGTTTTGGCGATATTGCGCCACAAACCCCATTAGGACAATTTATTGCCGCCCTTATTATGATTTTAGGTTATGGCATTATTGCCGTTCCAACGGGTATCGTATCTGTAGAATACAGCAACCAAGCATCGAGCACCAAAAATAGCGACCAAAACCCAGCAGAAATCCCTCAAAAAATTTGCCCCAACTGTTTGGCTGAGAACCATCGGGAAGGCGCAAAATTTTGTTACCAATGTAGCGAAAAACTTTAA
- a CDS encoding Gfo/Idh/MocA family protein: MLKAGVLGAGHLGKIHLRLLNQSEKYNLVGFYDADEENGKKVEAEFGYKFFNSIDALIEAVDVVDIVTPTLSHYDCAKKAIAKGKHIFIEKPITNTVEEAEHIRELLAENNLRGQVGHVERFNPAFIAAKNDINAPMFIETHRLAEFNPRGTDVPVVLDLMIHDIDIILSLVKSKVKHISASGVSVISDTPDIANARLEFENGCVANLTASRISLKNMRKARFFQKDAYISVDFLTKKCEVVKMKDAPENPGDFDMILQNAEGVKKQIYFDNPEVPDNNSILDELETFADAINNNKTPIVSLHDGTEALRVATQIINCF, translated from the coding sequence ATGCTAAAAGCTGGAGTACTAGGTGCGGGACACCTAGGTAAAATTCATTTAAGACTTCTTAATCAATCTGAAAAATATAATCTTGTTGGTTTTTATGATGCCGATGAAGAAAATGGTAAAAAGGTTGAAGCCGAATTTGGATATAAATTTTTCAACTCAATTGATGCCCTAATAGAAGCTGTAGATGTTGTAGATATTGTAACCCCAACACTTTCGCATTACGATTGTGCCAAAAAGGCCATCGCCAAAGGTAAACACATCTTTATAGAAAAACCCATCACCAATACCGTTGAGGAAGCCGAACACATTCGTGAACTGCTTGCCGAAAATAATTTACGCGGCCAAGTGGGGCACGTAGAGCGTTTTAACCCAGCTTTTATAGCCGCAAAAAACGATATTAATGCGCCCATGTTTATTGAAACACATCGCTTGGCAGAATTTAATCCTCGTGGTACCGATGTGCCCGTGGTTTTAGACTTAATGATTCATGATATCGATATTATTCTTAGTCTTGTAAAATCCAAAGTAAAACACATTTCTGCTAGTGGCGTTTCTGTTATTAGCGACACCCCAGATATTGCTAATGCGAGGTTGGAGTTTGAAAATGGCTGTGTTGCTAACTTAACCGCTAGCCGTATTTCACTAAAAAATATGCGTAAAGCGCGATTCTTTCAAAAAGACGCCTACATATCGGTAGATTTTTTAACTAAGAAATGTGAAGTGGTAAAAATGAAAGACGCTCCAGAAAACCCTGGAGATTTTGATATGATTCTTCAAAATGCTGAAGGTGTTAAAAAACAAATCTACTTTGATAACCCTGAGGTTCCAGATAATAATTCGATTTTAGACGAATTAGAAACCTTTGCTGATGCTATAAACAACAATAAAACACCTATTGTTTCGTTACACGATGGCACTGAAGCACTTCGCGTAGCTACTCAAATTATAAATTGTTTCTAG
- a CDS encoding dodecin, with protein MEDHIYKIIEIVGTSNTSSDDAVSNALAKASKSIQNLRWFEVTNTRGNIENDKVGRWQVTLKIGFTMND; from the coding sequence ATGGAAGATCATATTTATAAAATTATCGAAATTGTAGGAACATCAAACACATCTAGCGATGATGCCGTTTCTAATGCTTTAGCTAAAGCCTCAAAAAGTATTCAAAACTTAAGATGGTTTGAGGTGACTAACACCCGAGGAAATATTGAAAACGACAAAGTGGGTCGTTGGCAGGTAACGCTTAAAATAGGCTTTACCATGAACGATTAA
- a CDS encoding IS1595 family transposase: MCRDCNSSFSVTVDTIMHASKLPLPKWFAAIFLIVNAKKRISSLQLARDINVNKNTAWYMQKRIREAMYSDSDDLLKGIVEVDESYVGGSMTNMRKSYKKELGIYPGGMEHKKPVLGMMQREGLVKVIVIDKADAKTIRPLLNKHIDTASEVVTDGFGAYRMLHKTHAKHVKLNHSKNIMSLGKYNTSRLDSFWTTIKRAIVGQYHRVSPEHLQSYLDEIAFKFNNREEDLFSLLITRIIQQEPRIAVT, encoded by the coding sequence TTGTGCAGGGACTGTAATAGTTCTTTTAGCGTTACGGTAGACACTATAATGCACGCTTCAAAATTACCATTACCCAAATGGTTTGCAGCAATATTTTTAATTGTTAATGCTAAAAAAAGGATTTCTTCACTACAACTTGCTCGTGATATTAATGTTAACAAAAATACAGCATGGTATATGCAAAAACGCATACGAGAAGCTATGTATTCTGATTCAGATGATCTATTAAAGGGTATTGTCGAGGTAGATGAGAGCTATGTTGGAGGAAGCATGACTAATATGCGTAAGTCTTATAAAAAGGAACTCGGTATTTATCCTGGAGGAATGGAACACAAAAAGCCCGTTCTTGGGATGATGCAGCGGGAAGGGTTAGTGAAAGTTATAGTGATTGATAAGGCTGATGCAAAAACCATTAGACCATTGCTAAACAAGCACATTGATACAGCAAGCGAGGTAGTTACAGATGGTTTTGGAGCTTATAGAATGCTTCATAAGACACATGCAAAACATGTTAAGCTCAATCATTCAAAAAACATAATGTCATTAGGAAAATATAATACTTCTAGATTGGATTCTTTCTGGACAACAATCAAAAGGGCTATTGTGGGTCAGTATCACCGAGTAAGCCCTGAACATTTACAGAGCTATTTAGATGAAATCGCCTTCAAGTTCAATAATAGAGAAGAGGATTTATTTAGTCTTCTAATAACTAGAATTATTCAACAAGAACCAAGAATTGCCGTTACCTAG
- a CDS encoding protein-L-isoaspartate(D-aspartate) O-methyltransferase has protein sequence MKDTYRHQGLRQQLVNVLISKGIKDQNVLKAIGNIPRHLFMDSSFLDHAYQDKAFPIAADQTISQPYTVAFQSELLQIKRGDKILEIGTGSGYQTAVLCELGARVYSIERQNELFKITSRFLPKLGYRAKKLIFGDGYIGLEEEAPFDGIIVTAGAPFVPKPLLKQLKVGGRLVIPVGDDVQIMTMFTRKGPKEFEQEEFGEFRFVPLLEDKN, from the coding sequence TTGAAAGATACATACAGACATCAAGGTTTACGACAACAGCTTGTCAATGTTTTAATTAGCAAAGGCATAAAAGATCAAAATGTATTGAAGGCGATAGGAAATATTCCTCGTCATTTATTTATGGATTCTAGCTTTTTAGACCATGCTTACCAAGATAAAGCCTTTCCTATTGCGGCCGATCAAACCATTTCGCAACCTTATACTGTAGCTTTTCAATCGGAATTACTTCAAATAAAACGTGGCGATAAAATTTTAGAAATAGGCACCGGAAGCGGCTACCAAACAGCCGTTTTATGCGAGTTAGGTGCTAGGGTTTATAGCATTGAGCGTCAAAATGAACTGTTTAAGATTACCAGTCGTTTTTTACCAAAATTAGGATATCGTGCTAAAAAGTTAATTTTTGGTGATGGTTATATTGGGTTGGAGGAAGAAGCGCCTTTCGATGGCATTATTGTAACAGCCGGCGCTCCTTTTGTTCCTAAACCGTTATTGAAACAATTAAAAGTAGGAGGTAGGCTCGTGATTCCTGTGGGTGATGATGTGCAAATCATGACCATGTTTACCCGAAAAGGTCCAAAAGAATTCGAACAAGAAGAATTTGGAGAATTTAGATTCGTGCCGTTGTTAGAAGATAAAAACTAG
- a CDS encoding YggS family pyridoxal phosphate-dependent enzyme: MTISENLKHIQATLPKHVTLVAVSKTKPVSDLMEAYKTGQRIFGENKIQEMVEKHETMPKDIQWHMIGHVQRNKVKYMAEFVNLIHGVDNVKLLNEIDKQAKKHDRIIDCLLQIKIASEDSKFGMTPSDAEAILKSEAFSALKNIRVTGLMGMATFTEDENQVKAEFSSLKSVFESLKHIENENCKLQTISMGMSGDYQLAIACGSTMIRVGSSIFGVR; encoded by the coding sequence ATGACTATTTCAGAAAACCTGAAACACATACAAGCAACCTTACCAAAGCATGTTACTTTGGTAGCGGTTTCTAAAACCAAACCTGTAAGCGATTTAATGGAAGCTTACAAGACTGGACAACGCATTTTTGGAGAAAATAAAATCCAGGAAATGGTTGAAAAACACGAAACCATGCCTAAAGATATTCAGTGGCATATGATTGGCCATGTGCAACGCAATAAAGTGAAATACATGGCCGAATTTGTCAACCTAATTCACGGTGTGGATAATGTGAAGCTATTAAATGAAATTGATAAGCAAGCCAAAAAACACGACCGCATTATTGATTGTTTGCTTCAGATAAAAATAGCTTCGGAAGATTCAAAATTTGGTATGACGCCAAGTGATGCTGAAGCGATTTTAAAATCGGAAGCCTTTTCAGCATTAAAAAATATTCGAGTAACCGGGCTCATGGGTATGGCAACTTTTACGGAAGATGAAAACCAAGTAAAGGCAGAGTTCAGCAGCTTAAAATCGGTGTTTGAATCCCTAAAACACATAGAAAACGAAAACTGTAAACTGCAAACCATTTCCATGGGGATGAGTGGCGATTATCAATTAGCTATCGCTTGTGGCAGCACCATGATTCGTGTTGGAAGTAGTATATTTGGAGTTCGATAA
- a CDS encoding exonuclease domain-containing protein, whose product MYAILDIETTGGKFNEEGITEIAIYKYDGHEVVDQFISLINPEREIQPFVVNLTGINSNMLRNAPKFYEVAKRIVEITEDCILVAHNAQFDYRILCTEFRRLGFEYERRSLCTVELAKDLIPGQASYSLGKLVRSLGIPVTDRHRASGDALATVKLFKLLLDKDTNKTIIKNAIKTSPKQKLEPKHLDIIAEMPSITGVYYIHQEDGEIIYIGKSNNIKKRINQHFTNNNTKAKRIQAKVASVTYEATGSELVALLKESEAIKRLKPRFNRALRRSIFNYALYQFVDENGYINLKIDKADGRKKAITTFSNMQSGKSFITRAVEEFQLCQKLAGIYKTKTSCFHYDIKSCHGACIQEESPEDYNKRVLALIDKYSYANKNMVIVDRGREVDERSAILIENGVFKGIGFFNLNYQINNLEVLESIITPMENNRDAQHIIQSYMRRNKRLKIVVIDK is encoded by the coding sequence TTGTACGCCATATTAGACATAGAAACAACGGGAGGGAAATTTAATGAAGAAGGCATTACCGAAATAGCCATCTATAAATATGACGGTCATGAAGTGGTCGATCAATTTATAAGCTTGATTAACCCGGAACGTGAAATTCAGCCCTTTGTGGTGAATCTTACCGGAATAAACAGCAACATGCTACGCAATGCACCTAAATTTTACGAAGTCGCCAAACGCATTGTTGAAATTACCGAAGATTGTATTCTAGTCGCTCATAATGCCCAATTCGATTACCGCATTCTGTGTACAGAATTTAGACGCTTAGGTTTTGAGTACGAACGCCGATCCTTATGTACTGTAGAACTGGCTAAAGATTTAATTCCCGGACAAGCCTCATACAGTCTCGGCAAGTTAGTGCGTTCTTTAGGCATTCCTGTTACCGACAGACACCGTGCCTCGGGTGATGCTTTGGCAACGGTGAAATTATTCAAATTACTTCTGGATAAAGACACCAATAAAACCATCATTAAAAACGCTATAAAAACGAGTCCGAAACAAAAACTAGAACCTAAACATTTAGATATTATTGCCGAGATGCCATCCATTACAGGCGTTTATTACATACACCAAGAAGATGGCGAGATTATTTATATAGGCAAAAGCAATAATATTAAAAAACGCATCAATCAGCATTTTACAAATAACAATACCAAAGCAAAACGTATCCAAGCTAAAGTAGCCTCTGTTACCTACGAAGCCACAGGCAGTGAATTGGTGGCACTGTTAAAAGAGAGCGAAGCTATAAAACGCTTAAAGCCCAGATTTAATCGTGCTTTACGTCGTTCCATTTTCAATTATGCACTTTATCAATTTGTAGACGAAAACGGTTATATCAATTTAAAAATAGATAAGGCCGATGGTCGAAAAAAAGCCATAACCACTTTTAGCAACATGCAAAGTGGTAAAAGCTTTATCACCCGAGCCGTTGAAGAATTTCAACTCTGCCAGAAACTTGCAGGTATATATAAAACTAAAACCAGTTGCTTTCATTACGATATAAAAAGCTGTCATGGTGCCTGTATTCAAGAGGAATCGCCCGAAGATTATAACAAACGTGTGCTTGCCTTAATCGACAAATACAGTTACGCCAATAAAAACATGGTAATTGTAGATCGGGGTCGCGAAGTTGATGAGCGCAGCGCAATTCTTATTGAAAACGGCGTTTTTAAAGGCATCGGGTTCTTCAACCTAAACTACCAAATTAATAATCTCGAAGTTCTCGAATCCATTATCACGCCCATGGAAAATAATCGCGATGCACAACATATTATCCAAAGCTATATGCGAAGAAACAAGCGTTTAAAAATTGTAGTCATAGACAAATAG
- a CDS encoding REP-associated tyrosine transposase → MSRNYKFHNKSGLYFVSFATVYWIDVFTRDVYFNVLADSINYCRKEKSMELYCYCFMPSHIHLIFRSSTEQPMDLIRDFKKYTAKKVIKAIETNPHESRKEWLLWMFERAGKKKSNVSKYQFWQHHNKPIELYSTSVINQKIDYIHNNPVESGLVVNSIDWKYSSARNFQDDDTVLKIDDAGFLG, encoded by the coding sequence ATGAGTAGAAATTATAAATTCCATAACAAATCTGGGCTATATTTCGTGTCTTTTGCAACTGTTTATTGGATAGATGTATTTACAAGGGACGTTTATTTTAATGTTTTGGCAGATAGTATAAATTATTGCCGAAAAGAAAAATCTATGGAGCTATATTGTTATTGTTTTATGCCAAGTCATATACATTTGATATTTAGATCTTCAACAGAGCAACCAATGGATTTGATTCGAGACTTTAAAAAATATACTGCTAAGAAAGTTATAAAGGCTATTGAAACCAATCCGCATGAAAGTCGAAAAGAATGGTTACTTTGGATGTTTGAACGTGCTGGCAAAAAGAAAAGTAATGTTAGTAAATATCAATTTTGGCAACATCATAATAAACCAATAGAATTATATTCCACATCCGTAATAAATCAAAAAATTGATTACATTCATAATAATCCTGTAGAAAGTGGCCTTGTTGTTAATTCAATTGATTGGAAATATTCAAGTGCTAGAAATTTTCAGGATGATGATACTGTTTTAAAAATTGATGATGCAGGTTTTTTGGGGTAA
- the lpdA gene encoding dihydrolipoyl dehydrogenase: MNSYDVAVIGSGPGGYVAAIRCAQLGMKTAIIEKYATLGGTCLNVGCIPSKALLDSSHHYEDAVKHFEEHGIEIPGDIKVNLEKMIARKQAVVDQTTGGIDFLMKKNNIDVYQGLGSFKDATHITIAGEETTEIEAKNTIIATGSKPSSLPFIKLDKERVITSTEALKLKEIPKHLVVIGGGVIGLELGQVYKRLGAEVTVVEYMDRIIPTMDAGLSKELNKVLKKAKFKMNLSHKVKSVETVGDEVIVKADNKKGEEVEIKGDYCLVSVGRRPYTDGLNAEAAGVKLDERGRVEVNEHLQTSASNIYAIGDVVKGAMLAHKAEEEGVFVAETLAGQKPHIDYNLIPGVVYTWPEVATVGKTEEQLKEAGVAYKTGSFPMRALGRSRASMDLDGFVKILADKNTDEILGVHMVGARAADMIAEAVVAMEYRASAEDISRMSHAHPTFTEAIKEAALAATEDRALHI, translated from the coding sequence ATGAATTCATACGATGTAGCCGTTATCGGCTCGGGTCCTGGAGGATATGTAGCCGCAATACGTTGCGCACAATTAGGCATGAAAACGGCCATTATAGAAAAGTACGCAACCCTTGGCGGAACCTGTTTAAATGTGGGATGTATCCCGAGTAAAGCGCTTTTAGATTCTTCACACCATTATGAAGATGCCGTAAAGCATTTTGAAGAACATGGTATTGAAATTCCAGGTGACATTAAAGTGAATTTGGAAAAAATGATCGCTCGTAAACAAGCCGTTGTCGATCAAACTACAGGAGGTATCGATTTCTTAATGAAGAAAAATAACATCGATGTTTATCAAGGTTTAGGAAGTTTTAAAGATGCCACGCATATTACTATTGCTGGTGAAGAAACAACCGAAATTGAAGCTAAAAACACCATTATAGCTACAGGAAGTAAGCCATCTAGCTTACCGTTTATTAAACTAGATAAAGAACGTGTTATTACGTCTACCGAAGCTTTAAAATTAAAAGAAATCCCTAAACACTTAGTTGTTATTGGTGGTGGTGTTATTGGTTTAGAGCTTGGTCAGGTGTACAAACGTTTAGGTGCCGAGGTTACTGTAGTGGAGTATATGGACCGTATTATCCCAACTATGGATGCTGGTTTATCTAAAGAACTTAACAAAGTACTTAAAAAGGCGAAGTTTAAAATGAACTTGTCTCACAAAGTAAAATCTGTTGAAACCGTAGGAGACGAGGTTATTGTAAAAGCAGATAATAAAAAAGGCGAAGAGGTAGAAATTAAAGGGGATTACTGTTTAGTTTCTGTGGGGCGTCGTCCTTATACAGACGGTCTTAATGCTGAAGCTGCTGGTGTGAAATTAGACGAAAGAGGTCGTGTTGAAGTGAATGAGCACTTACAAACAAGTGCTTCTAATATCTATGCTATTGGTGATGTTGTTAAAGGAGCGATGCTAGCGCATAAAGCTGAAGAAGAAGGCGTTTTTGTTGCCGAAACTTTAGCAGGACAAAAACCTCACATCGATTATAACTTAATTCCAGGTGTGGTTTATACATGGCCAGAAGTTGCTACAGTTGGTAAAACTGAAGAGCAATTAAAAGAAGCTGGAGTGGCTTACAAGACAGGATCTTTTCCAATGCGTGCTTTAGGTAGAAGTAGAGCGAGTATGGATTTAGACGGATTTGTAAAAATCTTGGCCGATAAAAATACAGATGAAATTTTAGGGGTACACATGGTTGGAGCTCGTGCTGCCGATATGATCGCTGAAGCGGTTGTTGCTATGGAGTATCGCGCTTCCGCGGAAGACATCTCTCGTATGTCTCATGCGCATCCTACATTTACTGAAGCGATTAAAGAAGCAGCTCTAGCAGCTACTGAAGATCGTGCACTTCATATTTAA
- a CDS encoding 3-hydroxyacyl-CoA dehydrogenase family protein yields MKNVAIIGAGTMGNGIAHTFAQSGFDVQLIDVNPEAIKKGMQTITTNLDRMLAKEKISETDKTATLNHIKTFTNLKEGVAKADLIVEAATENLDLKLKIFKDIDEASLEPAILATNTSSISITQIAAATSNPERVIGMHFMNPVPIMKLVEIIRGYNTSDSVTKTIMDLSETLGKVPVAVNDYPGFVANRILMPMLNESIETLYNGVAGVYEIDTVMKLGMAHPMGPLQLADFIGLDVCLSILNVMYDGFKNPKYAPCPLLVNMVRAGKLGVKSGEGFYDYSESKKAEKIATQFLK; encoded by the coding sequence ATGAAAAATGTAGCAATTATAGGTGCAGGAACTATGGGCAACGGTATCGCACATACCTTTGCGCAAAGCGGTTTTGATGTACAGTTGATTGATGTAAATCCTGAGGCCATAAAAAAAGGCATGCAAACCATTACCACCAATTTGGACCGTATGCTTGCTAAGGAAAAAATTTCAGAAACCGATAAAACAGCTACCCTAAACCATATAAAAACCTTTACGAATCTAAAAGAAGGTGTTGCTAAAGCCGATTTAATCGTTGAAGCGGCCACCGAAAATTTAGATTTAAAACTCAAAATATTTAAAGACATAGACGAAGCGAGCTTAGAACCAGCCATTCTAGCCACTAATACTTCGTCCATTTCCATTACACAAATTGCAGCGGCTACTTCAAACCCGGAGCGAGTTATTGGCATGCATTTCATGAATCCTGTACCGATTATGAAGTTGGTAGAGATTATTCGCGGGTATAATACCAGCGACTCGGTTACTAAAACCATCATGGATCTTTCTGAAACTTTGGGCAAAGTACCAGTAGCAGTCAACGATTATCCTGGATTTGTTGCCAACCGCATTTTGATGCCCATGCTTAACGAATCGATTGAAACCTTATACAACGGCGTAGCTGGCGTTTATGAAATCGATACCGTAATGAAACTGGGCATGGCGCACCCTATGGGACCTTTACAATTAGCCGATTTTATTGGTTTAGACGTCTGTTTATCTATTTTAAATGTGATGTACGACGGCTTTAAAAACCCGAAATACGCTCCCTGCCCCCTATTAGTAAATATGGTTCGTGCTGGAAAATTAGGCGTTAAGTCTGGCGAAGGTTTTTACGATTACTCGGAAAGTAAAAAAGCCGAAAAAATTGCTACTCAGTTTTTAAAATGA